From Alcaligenes faecalis, the proteins below share one genomic window:
- the leuC gene encoding 3-isopropylmalate dehydratase large subunit, whose product MAKTLYDKLFDEHVVHQDTDGTCLIYIDRHLLHEVTSPQAFEGLTLAGRKPWRISANLAVADHNVPTTSRQNGIADPISRLQVDTLDANCEEFGITEFRMNDVRQGIVHIVGPEQGATLPGMTVVCGDSHTSTHGAVGALAFGIGTSEVEHTLATQTLLMKKSKSMLIQVDGKLPFGCTAKDLILYVIGQIGTAGGTGYAIEFGGSAIRALSMEGRMTVCNMAIEAGARSGMVAVDEQTIQYLRGRPYSPKGVLWDQAVAYWNTLHTDEGAEFDRVIRIDASQITPQLTWGTSPEMVLPIDSRVPDPEKEKDEVARNGMERALEYMGLTPNMPLTDIRIDRVFIGSCTNARIEDLRAAASVAKGRKVASNVKQAMIVPGSGLVKRQAEQEGLDKIFLNAGFEWREPGCSMCLAMNADRLEPGERCASTSNRNFEGRQGQGGRTHLVSPAMAAAAAIAGHFVDVRSFN is encoded by the coding sequence ATGGCAAAAACCTTATACGATAAGTTGTTCGACGAACACGTCGTGCATCAGGACACGGATGGCACCTGTTTGATCTACATTGATCGCCACTTGCTGCATGAAGTGACCAGCCCCCAGGCCTTTGAAGGTCTGACACTGGCCGGCCGCAAGCCTTGGCGCATCAGTGCCAACCTGGCTGTGGCGGACCACAACGTTCCCACCACCTCCCGCCAGAACGGTATTGCAGACCCGATCTCGCGTCTGCAGGTTGATACCCTGGACGCCAACTGCGAAGAATTTGGCATTACCGAGTTCCGCATGAACGATGTGCGTCAGGGCATTGTGCACATTGTGGGCCCCGAGCAGGGGGCGACCTTGCCCGGCATGACCGTGGTTTGTGGTGACTCCCACACCAGCACGCACGGTGCCGTGGGCGCTTTGGCCTTTGGTATTGGTACTTCGGAAGTCGAGCACACGCTGGCCACCCAGACCTTGCTGATGAAGAAAAGCAAAAGCATGCTGATCCAGGTAGACGGCAAGCTGCCTTTTGGCTGTACCGCCAAGGACTTGATCCTGTACGTGATCGGTCAGATCGGTACTGCTGGTGGTACGGGCTACGCCATTGAGTTCGGCGGCTCGGCGATTCGCGCCTTGAGCATGGAAGGCCGCATGACCGTGTGCAATATGGCGATTGAAGCCGGGGCACGTTCGGGCATGGTTGCTGTGGACGAGCAAACCATTCAGTACCTGCGTGGCCGTCCTTACTCGCCCAAAGGCGTGTTGTGGGATCAGGCCGTGGCTTACTGGAACACCTTGCACACTGACGAAGGTGCCGAGTTTGACCGCGTGATCCGCATCGACGCCAGCCAGATCACCCCTCAACTGACCTGGGGTACCTCGCCAGAAATGGTGCTGCCTATTGACAGCCGTGTACCCGATCCAGAGAAAGAAAAAGACGAAGTTGCCCGCAATGGCATGGAGCGTGCCTTGGAATACATGGGCCTGACGCCCAATATGCCCTTGACCGATATCCGTATCGACCGCGTGTTCATCGGCTCCTGTACCAATGCCCGTATTGAAGACTTGCGTGCGGCCGCCAGCGTGGCCAAAGGTCGCAAAGTCGCTTCCAACGTCAAGCAGGCCATGATTGTTCCCGGCTCTGGTCTGGTGAAACGTCAGGCCGAGCAAGAGGGTCTGGACAAGATTTTCCTGAATGCCGGTTTTGAATGGCGTGAGCCTGGTTGTTCCATGTGTCTGGCCATGAACGCCGACCGTCTGGAGCCGGGCGAGCGTTGCGCTTCGACCTCCAACCGTAACTTTGAAGGACGTCAGGGGCAGGGTGGTCGTACCCACCTGGTCAGCCCAGCCATGGCGGCCGCCGCCGCCATTGCCGGCCATTTTGTCGACGTGCGTTCGTTCAACTGA